One genomic segment of Dysosmobacter sp. Marseille-Q4140 includes these proteins:
- a CDS encoding ribosomal-processing cysteine protease Prp, with product MITINMCSDPTEDAYNLRIEGHAGYAPEGQDIVCAAVSALALSLHGWLAAHPEICLWASRDSGGSARFLFHRTPGSRAVYEMLSAGLSSIAAEYPEYVRISREVLH from the coding sequence GTGATTACGATTAACATGTGTTCGGATCCGACGGAGGACGCCTACAACTTGCGGATCGAGGGACACGCCGGATATGCGCCGGAGGGGCAGGACATCGTGTGTGCCGCCGTTTCCGCCCTGGCGCTGTCCCTGCATGGATGGCTGGCCGCACATCCGGAGATCTGCCTTTGGGCCAGCCGGGACAGCGGAGGCAGCGCCCGGTTCCTCTTTCACAGGACGCCCGGCTCCAGGGCGGTGTATGAGATGCTCTCCGCAGGCCTTTCCTCCATTGCGGCGGAGTACCCGGAATACGTACGCATTTCCCGTGAAGTCCTGCACTGA
- a CDS encoding N4-gp56 family major capsid protein — protein MFQKLMTIPAMLQLFAEPNTNVTTDGGLSKEMKTFYDKALIRLAEPELVHDQFAQKRPIPKNGGKTIEFRKYTPLAKQLTELTEGVTPDGQKLTVTTIEATVKQYGGYITLSDQLLLTAIDNNLMEAITLLSSQAARTSDTITREVMVAGTNVQYAEGQVDSRAALAYTDETDNMNLTVRAVRMATRTLKNQNAKRIGNSYVGIVHPDASFDLMSDPEWKYPHQYKDTSNLYAEEIGEVGGVRFVETTEAKKFVSAGASGRDVYATMILGANAYGVTEVTGGGLQTIVKQLGSAGTADPLNQRATAGWKLMKTAVRLVEEYMVRVETTSSVNDHIAN, from the coding sequence ATGTTCCAGAAGTTAATGACCATTCCCGCCATGCTGCAGCTCTTTGCGGAGCCCAACACCAACGTCACCACCGACGGCGGCCTCAGCAAGGAGATGAAAACCTTCTACGACAAGGCGCTGATCCGCCTTGCCGAGCCGGAGCTGGTCCACGATCAGTTTGCCCAGAAGCGGCCCATCCCCAAAAACGGCGGCAAGACCATCGAGTTCCGCAAGTATACGCCCCTGGCAAAGCAGCTGACGGAGCTGACCGAGGGCGTCACACCCGACGGCCAGAAGCTCACCGTGACCACCATCGAGGCCACGGTCAAGCAGTACGGCGGATACATCACCCTCAGCGACCAGCTGCTGCTCACCGCCATCGACAACAACCTCATGGAGGCCATCACCCTGCTGTCCTCGCAGGCGGCCCGCACCTCCGACACCATCACCCGGGAGGTCATGGTGGCCGGAACCAACGTCCAGTACGCCGAGGGCCAGGTGGACAGCCGCGCTGCGCTGGCCTATACCGACGAGACGGACAACATGAACCTCACCGTGCGGGCCGTGCGCATGGCTACCCGCACCCTGAAGAACCAGAACGCCAAGCGGATCGGCAACTCCTATGTGGGCATCGTTCACCCGGATGCGTCGTTCGATCTGATGAGCGATCCCGAGTGGAAGTATCCCCACCAGTACAAGGACACCAGCAATCTCTACGCCGAGGAGATCGGCGAGGTGGGCGGCGTCCGCTTCGTGGAGACCACCGAGGCCAAGAAGTTCGTCTCCGCCGGTGCGTCCGGCCGGGACGTGTATGCCACCATGATCCTGGGCGCCAATGCCTACGGCGTGACGGAGGTCACCGGCGGCGGTCTCCAGACCATCGTCAAGCAGCTGGGCAGCGCCGGCACCGCCGACCCCCTGAACCAGCGCGCCACCGCCGGCTGGAAGCTGATGAAAACCGCTGTCCGTCTGGTGGAGGAGTATATGGTGCGCGTGGAGACCACCAGCTCTGTCAACGACCATATCGCCAACTGA